DNA sequence from the Deltaproteobacteria bacterium genome:
TGGCCCGGCTCCCGGCGCTCGAAGGGCTCACGGCGCTCGCTGCGGATGCCGAGCTGCGCGTGGTGGTCGCCGACGAGGCGGGAAACGTGCGCGGCCACCAGCTCCGCGGACACCTCGCCGTCGTCCCCGACCGGCCCAAGCCCTGAAACGACGAGCGGGCGCCCCCGCGATGGGAAGCGCCCGCGCGTTCGACGAAGTCAGCCGCGACTACTTGGCGGCCTTCTCCTCGCCCTCGGCCTTCTTCTCGGGCCGGTCCACCAGCTCGAGCACGGCCATGGGCGCCGCGTCGCCCGGCCGGAAGCCGGCGCGGAGCACGCGGGTGTAGCCGCCCGGGCGCGCCTTGTAGCGGGGCGCGAGCTCGCTGAAGAGCTTCTCGAGCAGGGCGTTGTCGCGCACGGTGCGGTGCGCGAGCCGGCGCGCGTGCAGCGTCCCGCGCTTGCCGAAGGTGATCATCTTCTCCGCCAGCTTCCGGGCCTCCTTGGCCTTGGGCAGCGTGGTGCGGATCTGCTCGTGGCGGATGAGCTCCTGCACGAGGTTCTTGAGCAGCGCGTCGCGGTGCGACGAGGTGCGGCCGAGCTTTCGACCAGCCTTCAGGTGACGCATGGGTTTGCCTCTTCTTCGGTTGCCGCCCAGGCCGTGTCAGGTACCTGGGTCGGGGCGCGGTGCATTGCGCCGGGTGATTCGCGACCGGCCCGCCCAGCGTGCGCGAGGCGGACCGGCACGAAGTGCTGAACTACTCCGTGGGGCTGGCGGCCGGCATCTGCTTCGGCGGCCAGTTGTCGAGCTTCATGCCCAGGGAGAGGCCCATCTCGGCCAGGATTTCCTTGATCTCCTTCAGCGACTTGCGGCCGAAGTTCTTGGTCTTAAGCATCTCGGCCTCGGTCTTCTGCACCAGGTCGCCGATGGTCTTGATGTTCGCCTGCTGCAGGCAGTTCGCCGAGCGCACGGAGAGCTCGAGCAGGTCCACGCTCTTGAACAGGTTCTCGTTCAGCTTCGGCTCGGCCTTGGGAGCCTCCTCGACGATGGGCTCCTCGGTCTCGTCGAAGTTGATGAACGTGTTCACCTGCTCCTTGATGATCTTGGCGGCGAAGGCGATCGCGTCCTGCGGCTTGACGCTGCCGTCGGTCCAGATCTCGAGGCTGAGCTTGTCGTAGTCGGTCTGCTGGCCCACGCGCGCGTTGGTGACCTGGTAGTTCACCTTCTTCACGGGCGAGAAGAGCGAGTCGATGGGGATCACGCCGATGGGCGTGCCGGCCACCTTGTTGCGATCCGCCGAGACGTAGCCGCGGCCCATGCGCGCCGTCAGCTCCATGCGGACCTTGCCGCCGTCGCTGATGGTGCAGATGTGGTGCTCGGGGTTGAGGACCTCGACGGTGCCGTCGGTGATGATGTCCTTTGCTTTGACCTCTTTGGGACCCGTGGCCTCGATGCGCAGGGTCTTCACCTCGGTGGTGTGCATGGCCAGCAGCACCTCCTTGAGGTTGAGGATGATGTCGGTCACGTCCTCGGCGACGTCGGCGATGGTGGAGAACTCGTGCTCCACGCCGTCGATGCGGACGGTGGTGATGGCCGCGCCCTGGAGGCTCGAGAGGAGCACCCGGCGAAGGCTGTTGCCCAGGGTGGTGCCGTAGCCGCGCTCGAGCGGCTCGGCCACGAACTTGCCATAGGTCTCGGTGAGCGAGTCGGCGTCGACCTGGAGGCGGCGCGGCTTGATGAGGTCGCGCCAGTTCTTTGCGATGTGTCCGTCTGCCATGGTTTTGCTCCGCGCCCCGGTCTACGCAAAAACCCGGGCCGCATTGTGGTGACCGGCCGCTCTCGCGGTTCGGGTCGCCGGTGGTGGACGCCCGAGAAACAACCGCGCGCCCGGACGTCCGCGGGCGCGCGAAGTTGAATAGCTCGACGAAGCTCTACTTGCTGTAGAGCTCGACGATGAGCTGCTCCTGGATCGGCATGGTGAGGTCCTCGCGAACGGGCGAGGTCTTCACGGTGGCCTTGAGGCCCTTCTTGTCCAGCTCGATCCACTGCGGAACGCCGCGGCGGTCCACGGCCTCGACGGCCTTGGAGATGCGGGCGATCTTCTTGCTCTTGTCCTTCACCTCGACCACGGAACCGGAGCGCACGGCGAACGAGGGGATGTTCACCTTCTTGCCGTTCACGGTGAAGTGGTTGTGGCGCACCATCTGGCGCGCCTCGTTGCGGGTGTCGGCGAAGCCGGCGCGGAACACCACGTTGTCGAGGCGAAGCTCGAGGGCGAGCAGGAGGTTCTCGCCCGTCTTGCCCTTGGCCGCCGCGGCGCGGTGGTAGTAGCCACGGAACTGGCTCTCGAGCAGGCCGTACATGCGCTTGACCTTCTGCTTCTCGCGCAGCTGCACGCCGTACTCGCTGAACTTGGCGCGGCCCTGGCCGTGCTGACCGGGGGGATACGGGCGGCGCTCGATGGCGCACTTGTCGCTGTAGCAGCGGTCGCCCTTCAGATACATCTTGAGGTTCTCGCGCCGGCAGATGCGGCACGAAGACAGGGTGTAACGGGCCATCGTCGTTCTCCTCGGTTCAGCAGGTCAGGCCGGGTAAGGGTTCGTGAAAAAGCGAAGCGCGCCGTTACCCGACACCCGGCGCGCCTGCCGAATCAAACAAAATGGTTACACGCGGCGACGCTTGGGCGGGCGGCAGCCGTTGTGCGGGATCGGGGTCACGTCGCGGATGAGGGTGACCTTGAGGCCGGCGGCGGCGATGGCGCGGAGCGCGCTCTCGCGGCCGGCGCCGGGGCCCTTCACCAGCACGCTCACCGTCTTCAGGCCGTGCTCCATGGCCTTGGCGGCGGCGTCGCCCGCGGCAACCTGCGCCGCGAACGGGGTGCTCTTGCGCGAGCCCTTGAAGCCGCGCGCACCCGCCGAGCTCCAGGCCAGCACGTTCCCGGAGACGTCGGTGATGGTGATCATCGTGTTGTTGAACGTGGACGAGATGTGCACGATGCCCGTGTTCACGTTCTTCTTGGTCTTCTTGCCCTTGGCCTTGCGCTCGCCCTCAGCAGCGGGGGCCGCGGCCGCGCCCTCGGGGGTCGCAGGCACCGCAGGGGCCGCTGCAGGAGCGGCCGGGGTCTTGTTCTCAGGAGTCTCCGCCATGGTTCTGTTTCCTTAGGTGGTCTGGGCGAAAGGGTTAGCGAGCCGGGGCCGCGGTGGGGGCCTTGCGGATGATGCCGCGCTTGGGGCCCTTGCGGGTGCGCGCGTTGGTGTGGGTGCGCTGGCCGCGGACGGGCAGGCCCTTGCGGTGACGCAGGCCGCGGTAGCAGCCCAGGTCCATCAGGCGCTTGATGTTCATGGTGGTCTCGCGGCGGAGATCGCCCTCGACCTTGTAGCTGGCCTCGATGGCCTCGCGGATCTTGCGAACGTCGTCTTCGCTGAGGTCCTTGGTACGAATGTCCGCGCTGACGGCGGCCTTGGCGAGGATGTCCTTCGCCGTCTTCTTGCCGATGCCGTAGATGTACTGGAGGGCGATCTCAATCCGCTTCTCGCGGGGGAGGTCGATGCCTGCGATACGAGCCATGGTGCGTGTGTCCTGTTCCGAAAGGGTTTAGGCCTGGCGCTGCTTGTGGCGGGGGTTGGCGGGGCAGATCACGCGAACCACGCCCTTGCGGCGGATCACGGTGCACTTCTCGCAAATCTTCTTCACCGACGCGCGAACCTTCATGATGGCAATCCTTCGTTGCGAAAGGTCATCGCGGCGCACCACGCGCCGCCCGGGTTACTTGGCTCGATAGGTGATGCGGCCGCGGGAGAGGTCGTAGGGCGAGAGCTCCACCTTGACCTTGTCTCCGGGGAGGATGCGGATGAAGTGCATTCGCATCTTGCCGGAGATGTGCGCGAGAACCTTGTGGCCGTTCTCGAGCTCCACCGTGAACATGGCGTTGGGCAACGGCTCAATCACCGTTCCCTCGACCTCGATCGCATCCTCTTTCGGCATTACTTCCTTCTTGCGGCGCAGGGCCGCCTGATCCAAAGCCGGCGGCTAGTAACACAATCTGCCCGGGTTGCGCAACTCCATGTAAGCCGGCCGACGGGCAGTCAACCGGTGAGCACCTCGACGCCCTGCTCGGTGAGGGCCACGGTGTGCTCGAAATGGGCCGAGAGCGAGTGGTCGAGCGTGACCGCGGTCCAGTCGTCGGACAAGGTCTTCACGCCGGGGCCGCCCACGTTGACCATGGGCTCGATGGCCAGGACCATCCCCGGGCGCAGGCGCGGGTTCTGGAGCTGGCCGACACCCCGGGTGAAGTCGTAGTTGGGGATCTTGGGCTCCTCGTGGAGCGCGCGGCCGATGCCGTGGCCCACGAAGTCGCGGACGACCGAGTAGCCGGCCGCCTCCACGTGCTTCTGCACGGCCGCGCCGATGTCGCTGATGCGGTTCCCGTCCTTGACCGCGGCGATGCCCGCCTCGAGCGACTCGCGGGTGGTGTCGATCAGCCTGGCGCTCGCCGCGGACACCTTGCCCACGGGCACCGTCACCGCCGAGTCGCCGTAGTAGCCGCGGCACACCACGCCGAAGTCGAGCTTCATCAGGTCGCCCTCTTTCAGCACCCGCTTCTTGCTGGGGATGCCGTGGACGACCTCGTCGTTGACGCTCGCGCAGAGCGCGCAAGGAAAGCCGCGGTAGCCCTTGAACGCGGGCTTCGCGCCGTTCTTGTAGGTGAGGTCCTCGGCGAGCTGGTCCAGCTCGAGCGTGCTTACGCCCGGTCGCACGGCCTTGCGCAGCTCGACGAGGATGTCGCGCACGATGCGGCCGGCGTCGCGCATGTAGCCGAGCTCGGCGGCGCTCTTGAGCTCCACGCTGGCCAAGCTACTTCCCGACCGCCTTCTTCAGCTGGCCATACACCACGTCCGGTGCCTGCTCGCCGTCGAGCTCCGTCACCAGGCCCTTCTCGCGGTAGTGCACCACCGCGGCCTTGGCGGCTTCGTACTCGCTGAGGCGCTTGGTGAGCTTCTCCGGGGTGTCGTCGGCGCGCTGGACCAGCGTGGCGCCGTCCTTGTCGCACTTGCCCGCGACCTTCGGCGGCGAGTTCTTCACGTGGTACACGCTGCCGTCGTTCGGGCAGCTCCAGCGGCCGGTCACGCGGTCGAAGAGCTTCTGCCGGTCGGCCACGTCGATGAGCACCACCCGGGTGATGGCCCGGCCGTGCTTCTTGAGCATCTCGTCGAGCGCCTTGGCCTGGGCCACGGTGCGCGGGAAGCCGTCGAGGATGAAGCCGTCCTTCGTGTCGGGCTTCTCGAGCCGCTCCTCGACCAGCCCGATCACCAGCTCGTCGGGGACCAGCTTGCCGCTGTCCATGAAGCCCGCGGCCTGCTTGCCCAGCGGCGTGCCCGCGCGCTTGGCCTCGCGGAGGATGTCGCCGGTGGAGATCTGCGGCAGCTTGAACTCGGCGATGAGCTTGCCGGCCTGGGTGCCCTTCCCCGCTCCCGGCGGGCCCATGAGGATGAGGTTGAGCATGGTCTTCGTCCCGACGGTGCGGTCCCCCTGCAAGCGGCAAGGGCCGGCGCACCGAGCCGGCCCTGCCCACCGCGGTCGCCCGCGGCCGAATCTGTCGTCGCGCTCTTAGACGCCGACGCCGGCGGCCATCTGCTGGCGGGCACGGATGCGCGGGCCCTTGGTGCCGGTGAAGCCCTCGTAGTTGCGCGTGATGAGGTGGCCCTCGATCTGGCGGACGGTGTCGAGCGCCACGCCGACCACGATGAGGAGCGCCGTGCCGCCGAACGTGAACGGCACGTGGAACTCCTGCACCAGGATGGTGGGCAGCACGCACACCGCGGCCACGTAGATCGCGCCGCCGAAGGTGATGCGGCTGAGCACGCGGTCGATGTAGTCGGCCGTCTGCTTGCCCGGGCGGATGCCGGGGACGTAGCCGCCGTGCTTCTTCATGTTGTCGGCGACCTCAACCGGGTTGAAGGTCACCGCCGTGTAGAAGTACGTGAAGAAGATGATGAGCAGCACGTAGAGGGTGTTGTACTTCCAGTCGCCGCGCTGGAGCGCGTCGGCCACCGGCTGCAGGAAGGGCAGCAGCTTGGCCACCATGCCCGGGAAGAGCAGCAGCGAGCTGGCGAAGATCGGCGCGATCACGCCCGAGCTGTTCACCTTGAGCGGCAAGTGCGTGCTCTGACCGCCGTAGATCTTCCGGCCCACCACGCGCTTGGCGTACTGCACCGGGATGCGCCGCTGGCCCTGCTCCATCCACACGATGAACGCCGTGACCGCGACCAGCACCGCGATGAGGACGATGGCCTCGATCTCGTGGCTGCTGTCGCCGCCGTTGCTGCCGGTGAAGAAGGTGAAGCTCTGGAAGATGGCGTCGGGGATGCGGGCCACGATGCCCGCGAAGATGATGAGCGAGATGCCGTTGCCAATGCCGTTCTGGGTGATCTGCTCGCCCAACCACATGATGAACGCCGTGCCGGCGGTCAGGCT
Encoded proteins:
- the map gene encoding type I methionyl aminopeptidase yields the protein MASVELKSAAELGYMRDAGRIVRDILVELRKAVRPGVSTLELDQLAEDLTYKNGAKPAFKGYRGFPCALCASVNDEVVHGIPSKKRVLKEGDLMKLDFGVVCRGYYGDSAVTVPVGKVSAASARLIDTTRESLEAGIAAVKDGNRISDIGAAVQKHVEAAGYSVVRDFVGHGIGRALHEEPKIPNYDFTRGVGQLQNPRLRPGMVLAIEPMVNVGGPGVKTLSDDWTAVTLDHSLSAHFEHTVALTEQGVEVLTG
- the rplQ gene encoding 50S ribosomal protein L17 produces the protein MRHLKAGRKLGRTSSHRDALLKNLVQELIRHEQIRTTLPKAKEARKLAEKMITFGKRGTLHARRLAHRTVRDNALLEKLFSELAPRYKARPGGYTRVLRAGFRPGDAAPMAVLELVDRPEKKAEGEEKAAK
- the rpmJ gene encoding 50S ribosomal protein L36, which translates into the protein MKVRASVKKICEKCTVIRRKGVVRVICPANPRHKQRQA
- a CDS encoding DNA-directed RNA polymerase subunit alpha, which translates into the protein MADGHIAKNWRDLIKPRRLQVDADSLTETYGKFVAEPLERGYGTTLGNSLRRVLLSSLQGAAITTVRIDGVEHEFSTIADVAEDVTDIILNLKEVLLAMHTTEVKTLRIEATGPKEVKAKDIITDGTVEVLNPEHHICTISDGGKVRMELTARMGRGYVSADRNKVAGTPIGVIPIDSLFSPVKKVNYQVTNARVGQQTDYDKLSLEIWTDGSVKPQDAIAFAAKIIKEQVNTFINFDETEEPIVEEAPKAEPKLNENLFKSVDLLELSVRSANCLQQANIKTIGDLVQKTEAEMLKTKNFGRKSLKEIKEILAEMGLSLGMKLDNWPPKQMPAASPTE
- the rpsK gene encoding 30S ribosomal protein S11 encodes the protein MAETPENKTPAAPAAAPAVPATPEGAAAAPAAEGERKAKGKKTKKNVNTGIVHISSTFNNTMITITDVSGNVLAWSSAGARGFKGSRKSTPFAAQVAAGDAAAKAMEHGLKTVSVLVKGPGAGRESALRAIAAAGLKVTLIRDVTPIPHNGCRPPKRRRV
- a CDS encoding adenylate kinase, which codes for MGPPGAGKGTQAGKLIAEFKLPQISTGDILREAKRAGTPLGKQAAGFMDSGKLVPDELVIGLVEERLEKPDTKDGFILDGFPRTVAQAKALDEMLKKHGRAITRVVLIDVADRQKLFDRVTGRWSCPNDGSVYHVKNSPPKVAGKCDKDGATLVQRADDTPEKLTKRLSEYEAAKAAVVHYREKGLVTELDGEQAPDVVYGQLKKAVGK
- the infA gene encoding translation initiation factor IF-1, which gives rise to MPKEDAIEVEGTVIEPLPNAMFTVELENGHKVLAHISGKMRMHFIRILPGDKVKVELSPYDLSRGRITYRAK
- the rpsM gene encoding 30S ribosomal protein S13, which encodes MARIAGIDLPREKRIEIALQYIYGIGKKTAKDILAKAAVSADIRTKDLSEDDVRKIREAIEASYKVEGDLRRETTMNIKRLMDLGCYRGLRHRKGLPVRGQRTHTNARTRKGPKRGIIRKAPTAAPAR
- the rpsD gene encoding 30S ribosomal protein S4, with amino-acid sequence MARYTLSSCRICRRENLKMYLKGDRCYSDKCAIERRPYPPGQHGQGRAKFSEYGVQLREKQKVKRMYGLLESQFRGYYHRAAAAKGKTGENLLLALELRLDNVVFRAGFADTRNEARQMVRHNHFTVNGKKVNIPSFAVRSGSVVEVKDKSKKIARISKAVEAVDRRGVPQWIELDKKGLKATVKTSPVREDLTMPIQEQLIVELYSK
- the secY gene encoding preprotein translocase subunit SecY encodes the protein MAAATTAFGNIFKVADLRRRLGFTLVMLAVYRIGIFVTTPGVNAAAMKQNLRSQGGMLGLFNLFSGGALERLSIFALGIMPYVSAQIIFQLLQVVVPALEKLSKEGELGRRKLTQYTRYSTILLSVVQGLGISFYLESLGRSTDQSGQGMQIVTASAHDWGFRALTVISLTAGTAFIMWLGEQITQNGIGNGISLIIFAGIVARIPDAIFQSFTFFTGSNGGDSSHEIEAIVLIAVLVAVTAFIVWMEQGQRRIPVQYAKRVVGRKIYGGQSTHLPLKVNSSGVIAPIFASSLLLFPGMVAKLLPFLQPVADALQRGDWKYNTLYVLLIIFFTYFYTAVTFNPVEVADNMKKHGGYVPGIRPGKQTADYIDRVLSRITFGGAIYVAAVCVLPTILVQEFHVPFTFGGTALLIVVGVALDTVRQIEGHLITRNYEGFTGTKGPRIRARQQMAAGVGV